Genomic window (Caldinitratiruptor microaerophilus):
CGTGACGGCGAAGATCATGGCGCCCGCCAGCTCGGGGTAGGCGCCCGAGGGCGAGAGGCCCCCCAGGATGCCGCGGTCGAGGAGATGCCGGTTCACCACTTCCGGCCGGACGGGGCTCCTCACGGTGAACTCCTTGAAGAACGGCGCCCGGAAGGCCGGCTCCCAGCCCGGCAGGGCGGTGATCCGCTCCCAGGCGTAGTGCGCCTTCTGCAGGCACTGGCGGGCCACGTCCTGCAGCCCCTTCTTGCCCAGCCAGCTCAGGTACACCGTCGCCGCCAGGGCGTTCAGCGCCTGGTTGGTGCAGATGTTCGAGGTCGCCTTCTCCCGCCGGATGTGCTGCTCCCGGGCCTGCAAGGTGAGGACGAAGCCGCGCCGGCCCTGGGCGTCCACCGTCGCGCCGGCGATCCGGCCGGGCAGGCGGCGCACCAGCTCCTGCCGGGTGGCCATCATCCCCAGCCACGGCCCGCCGAAGGAGACCGGCTGCCCGAGCGCCTGCCCCTCGCCCACCACGATGTCCGCCCCGTAGTTGCCCGGTGCCTCCAGGACGCCGAGGGAGATGGGGTCCACGGCGACGACGAACAGGGCGTCCACCCTGTGCGCCAGCTCGCCGATCTGCCGCACCGGCTCGAGCGCCCCGAAGAAGTTCGGCATCTGGACCATGACCGCGGCGGTCTCGGCGGTGATGAGGGGCTCCAGCGCGGCGAGGTCGGTGACCCCGTCGGCGATGGGCGCCTCCACCACCTCGGCGCCCAGTCCGTGGGTATAGGTGCGGATGGCCTGGCGGTAGTCGGGGTGGACGCTGCGGGCCGCGACCACCCGGCGCCGGCCCGTCGTCCCGATCGCCATGACGGCCGCCTCGGCCATGGCGGACGCCCCGTCGTACATCGAGGCGTTGGCGACGTCCATGCCGGTGAGCTCACAGATCATCGTCTGGTACTCGTAGATCGACTGGAGCACGCCCTGGCTGATCTCCGGCTGGTAGGGCGTGTAGGCGGTGAGGAACTCGCCCCGGCGCACGATGGCATCCACCACGGCCGGCACGTAGTGGTCGTAGGCCCCGCCGCCCAGGAAGCAGACGTGGTCCCCCGTGTGCGCGT
Coding sequences:
- the gcvPA gene encoding aminomethyl-transferring glycine dehydrogenase subunit GcvPA; its protein translation is MRYIPITEEEKAEMLRDIGVSSTDELFADIPEAVRLKRPLDLPAPRSEMEILAEMRRLAGKNAHTGDHVCFLGGGAYDHYVPAVVDAIVRRGEFLTAYTPYQPEISQGVLQSIYEYQTMICELTGMDVANASMYDGASAMAEAAVMAIGTTGRRRVVAARSVHPDYRQAIRTYTHGLGAEVVEAPIADGVTDLAALEPLITAETAAVMVQMPNFFGALEPVRQIGELAHRVDALFVVAVDPISLGVLEAPGNYGADIVVGEGQALGQPVSFGGPWLGMMATRQELVRRLPGRIAGATVDAQGRRGFVLTLQAREQHIRREKATSNICTNQALNALAATVYLSWLGKKGLQDVARQCLQKAHYAWERITALPGWEPAFRAPFFKEFTVRSPVRPEVVNRHLLDRGILGGLSPSGAYPELAGAMIFAVTEKRTRAEIDGLVAALREVK